One part of the Lycorma delicatula isolate Av1 chromosome 7, ASM4794821v1, whole genome shotgun sequence genome encodes these proteins:
- the LOC142327301 gene encoding potassium channel subfamily K member 18-like produces the protein MDERNIMYKGYNQSSAHVSSTHTSKHNNTLNTNESDSGCLCFCSGIDDDSNNMNETRVKEKEKKKKVIKGCVNSFTVCLGLISYTFLGAILFVVIEGEGFLNRKSNNNEILTTSFGNEPRERAVENIWEITVNLNILYRENWTKLASQEISRFQEKLIEHLTKELNHNKDVSNSDTNWDLARSLLYSITILTTTGYGKMGPKTMLGKTVTMIYAAIGIPLMLIYLSSIGNLLSNCTLSIFNRNFCCSCARKNKNKEKQRSIGAGGIGEERLNLEPFYIRSPSKTPDCPTTPHNLHCPENIHKTSTLTINHFSNSNSMTFDPTTASCYKSTLLSICLCLAVMIAYVCCGASILCILERNWSYLDGIFFCFMTLSTINFVDSVPSKLQAYGDLTVWFFSLYILSGMALTAMCFNIFHKEVVYRLENYSTPPITKSDLIKPSVS, from the exons atggATGAAAGAAACATAATGTATAAGGGATATAACCAATCTTCAGCACATGTCAGTTCAACACATACTAGTAAACATAATAATACACTAAATACAAATGAATCAGATAGTGGATGTTTGTGTTTTTGTTCAGGAATTGATGATGACAGTAATAACATGAATGAAACaagagtaaaagaaaaagagaaaaaaaagaaagttataaaaggTTGCGTAAATagttttacagtatgtttaggtttaataagttatacatttttaggTGCTATATTGTTTGTTGTGATCGAAGGTGAAGGATTTTTAAAccgaaaaagtaataataatgaaatattaacaacTAGTTTTGGTAATGAACCACGGGAACGTGCTGTTGAAAATATCTGGGAGataacagttaatttaaatatactgtacaGAGAAAACTGGACAAAATTAGCATCACAAGAAATCTCACGTTTTCAGGAAAAGTTAATTGAACAtctaacaaaagaattaaatcataataaagatGTATCAAACTCTGATACAAATTGGGATTTAGCAAGAAGTCTATTGTACTCCATCACAATACTTACAACAACAg GTTATGGAAAAATGGGACCTAAAACAATGTTAGGAAAAACAGTGACAATGATTTATGCAGCTATAGGAATTCCATTAATGCTAATATATTTATCAAGCATAGGAAATTTATTATCTAACTGTACATTGAgtattttcaatagaaatttctGCTGCAGCTGTGCTCgtaagaacaaaaataaagaaaagcaaaGAAGTATAGGAGCAGGAGGAATTGGAGAAGAACGACTCAATTTAGAACCATTCTATATTCGATCACCGAGTAAGACACCAGATTGTCCAACAACTCCACATAACTTGCACTGCCCAGAGAATATACATAAGACATCAACATTAACAATAAATCATTTTAGTAACTCAAATTCAATGACATTTGATCCAACAACAGCAAGCTGTTATAAAAGTACACTTTTATCAATATGTTTATGTTTAGCTGTAATGATAGCATACGTCTGTTGTGGTGctagtattttatgtatattagaaAGAAACTGGTCATACCTTGatggaattttcttttgtttcatgaCATTAAGTACTATTAATTTTGTAGATTCAGTTCCATCAAAATTACAAGCTTATGGTGACTTAACTGTATGGTTTTTCTCACTCTATATTTTATCAGGTATGGCATTAACAGCGATGTGTTTTAATATATTCCATAAAGAAGTTGTTTATCGTTTGGAAAATTACAGTACACCACCAATAACAAAAAGTGATTTAATTAAACCATCGGTTTCTTGA
- the LSm-4 gene encoding COMM domain containing 5 Like Sm protein 4: MPIHYATNDSINWRINIVISSRELGRVLKPVIYMEFKLDNGEVKCIEVPVGKFHLLRQNVALILKEMDLCKNKINNI, encoded by the exons atgcCTATTCATTATGCTACAAATGATTCTATTAATTGgagaataaatattgttatatcatCTAG agagTTAGGGCGTGTACTGAAACCAGTTATTTATATGGAGTTTAAATTAGATAATGGAGAAGTGAAATGTATTGAAGTGCCTGttggaaaatttcatttacttagaCAAAATGTTGCATTAATACTTAAAGAGAtggatttatgtaaaaataaaataaacaatatttaa